One Rossellomorea aquimaris DNA window includes the following coding sequences:
- the rbsC gene encoding ribose ABC transporter permease RbsC: protein MNNALKTNHVGNLMQKLGPLLGLFVLIATVSIINPSFLEPLNLLNLLRQVAINALIAYGMTFVILTGGIDLSVGSTLALSSALMAGMMVSGIDPILAILIGCLLGALMGMVNGLLITKGKMAPFIATLATMTMFRGLTLVYTDGNPITGLGDSYAFQLFGRGYFLGIPVPAVTMILTFAILWVILHKTPFGRKTYAIGGNEKAALISGIKVPRIKVMIYSLAGLLAALAGAILTSRLNSAQPTAGTSYELDAIAAVVLGGTSLSGGRGLIVGTLIGALIIGTLNNGLNLLGVSSFFQMVVKGVVIIIAVLIDRKKAA, encoded by the coding sequence ATGAATAACGCACTCAAAACGAATCACGTCGGCAATCTGATGCAAAAGCTCGGTCCGCTCCTCGGACTGTTTGTGCTGATTGCGACCGTATCCATCATCAACCCTAGTTTTCTAGAACCTTTGAACTTATTGAATCTATTACGACAGGTCGCGATCAACGCCCTGATTGCCTACGGGATGACCTTCGTCATTTTGACCGGGGGAATTGACTTATCCGTCGGATCGACCCTCGCCTTATCCAGTGCCCTGATGGCAGGGATGATGGTATCGGGAATCGACCCGATCCTTGCTATCCTGATCGGATGCTTGCTTGGTGCTCTGATGGGAATGGTCAACGGACTATTGATCACAAAAGGTAAAATGGCGCCATTCATCGCGACACTTGCAACAATGACGATGTTCCGCGGTTTGACTTTAGTGTACACAGACGGAAACCCAATCACGGGACTTGGCGACAGCTATGCCTTCCAACTGTTTGGAAGAGGATATTTCCTAGGAATCCCTGTCCCGGCCGTCACGATGATCCTGACGTTCGCCATCCTTTGGGTGATCCTGCATAAAACCCCGTTCGGCCGAAAAACATATGCCATCGGCGGGAATGAAAAAGCAGCCCTCATCTCAGGTATCAAAGTACCGCGCATCAAAGTGATGATCTACTCCCTGGCCGGCTTACTGGCCGCACTCGCAGGAGCCATCCTCACGTCACGCCTGAACTCGGCTCAGCCGACAGCGGGTACATCGTATGAACTCGATGCCATCGCAGCCGTCGTACTAGGGGGGACAAGCCTGTCAGGCGGACGCGGACTGATCGTCGGAACATTGATCGGTGCACTTATCATCGGAACGTTAAACAACGGTCTGAACCTGCTCGGCGTGTCATCCTTCTTCCAAATGGTGGTAAAGGGTGTCGTCATCATCATCGCGGTTCTCATCGACCGAAAGAAAGCAGCGTAG
- a CDS encoding sugar ABC transporter ATP-binding protein codes for MQISMKNIHKAFGSNQVLEGVDIEIQHGEVHALMGENGAGKSTLMKILTGLHKKDQGTITIDGKDMTFDNPKQAEEFGVAFIHQELNVWPEMTVLENLFINKEPVTQFGLINTRKMKAVANEQFKKLNISIPLTKEAGQCSVGQQQMIEIAKALMTDAKVIIMDEPTAALTDREIDTLFTVIRALKKAGVSIVYISHRMEEIFTICDTITVMRDGRTVDTTSIPETNFDEVVKKMVGRELTDRFPARDPKPGETMLEVRNLTKKGLFEKVSFEVRSGEIVGMSGLMGAGRTEIMRTIFGLDGRYEGEILVNGKPVSIKTPDQAVKLGLGFITEDRKDEGLVLDFSLKDNIALPSLYSFTKKGLINDKSEQDFVEMLIKRLTIKTESARTHAKNLSGGNQQKVVIAKWIGIGPKVLILDEPTRGVDVGAKREIYQLMNELTDRGVAIVMVSSELPEVLGMSDRILVVHEGTIAGELSKEGATQEKIMTLATGGHAHE; via the coding sequence ATGCAGATCAGCATGAAGAATATCCATAAAGCATTTGGTTCGAACCAGGTCCTTGAAGGAGTGGACATCGAGATCCAGCACGGTGAAGTCCATGCCCTGATGGGGGAAAACGGTGCCGGAAAGTCGACCCTTATGAAAATCCTGACAGGCCTTCACAAGAAGGATCAGGGAACGATCACCATTGACGGGAAGGACATGACGTTTGATAATCCTAAGCAGGCAGAGGAATTCGGCGTTGCCTTCATTCATCAAGAGCTGAACGTCTGGCCGGAAATGACCGTCCTTGAGAATCTTTTCATCAATAAGGAACCGGTTACACAATTCGGTCTTATCAATACGAGAAAAATGAAAGCGGTTGCGAATGAGCAGTTTAAGAAACTAAACATTTCCATCCCCCTCACAAAAGAAGCGGGACAGTGCTCGGTCGGGCAGCAGCAGATGATCGAAATCGCCAAAGCCCTCATGACGGATGCAAAAGTCATCATCATGGACGAGCCGACGGCGGCATTGACGGACCGGGAAATCGATACGCTCTTCACTGTTATCCGTGCGCTAAAAAAAGCCGGCGTGTCGATTGTGTACATCTCCCACCGGATGGAAGAAATCTTCACGATTTGTGACACCATCACAGTCATGCGGGACGGACGCACGGTGGATACGACGTCGATCCCCGAGACGAACTTCGATGAGGTCGTGAAGAAAATGGTCGGACGTGAATTGACGGACCGCTTTCCGGCACGAGATCCAAAACCAGGTGAAACAATGCTTGAAGTACGGAACCTGACGAAAAAAGGACTCTTTGAAAAAGTAAGCTTTGAGGTACGCTCAGGAGAGATCGTCGGCATGTCAGGATTAATGGGGGCAGGCCGAACGGAAATCATGCGCACCATTTTTGGACTAGATGGACGTTATGAAGGAGAGATCCTCGTGAACGGGAAACCGGTCAGCATTAAAACACCAGATCAAGCGGTGAAACTCGGTCTTGGATTCATCACCGAGGATCGGAAGGACGAAGGACTCGTCCTCGACTTTTCGCTGAAGGATAATATCGCTCTACCAAGCCTCTATAGCTTTACGAAGAAAGGCTTGATCAATGATAAAAGCGAACAGGACTTTGTGGAGATGCTCATCAAGCGGCTGACGATCAAGACCGAATCAGCCCGGACTCACGCAAAGAACCTGTCCGGCGGGAATCAACAGAAGGTGGTCATCGCCAAATGGATCGGAATCGGTCCGAAAGTGCTCATCCTCGATGAACCGACCCGCGGAGTCGATGTCGGGGCGAAACGGGAAATCTATCAACTGATGAACGAGCTCACCGACCGCGGCGTCGCGATCGTGATGGTATCATCCGAGCTGCCAGAAGTACTCGGAATGAGCGACCGCATCCTCGTCGTCCATGAAGGGACCATCGCAGGAGAGCTTTCTAAGGAAGGCGCAACACAGGAAAAAATCATGACATTGGCGACAGGAGGTCACGCACATGAATAA
- the rbsD gene encoding D-ribose pyranase, which translates to MKRHGILNSHIAKILADLGHTDTIVVADAGLPIPSDVVKIDLALKPGEPSFLDVVKLLKEEMVVETVTLAEEVETNAGVHGQMTSWFDGIQYVSHEEFKKETHKAKAVIRTGEVTPYANCILHAGVIF; encoded by the coding sequence ATGAAACGACATGGCATCTTGAACAGTCACATTGCAAAAATACTAGCCGATCTCGGTCACACGGATACGATCGTCGTGGCCGATGCTGGTCTCCCGATTCCGTCAGACGTCGTGAAAATCGACCTGGCATTGAAACCGGGAGAGCCATCCTTCCTTGACGTGGTCAAACTGTTAAAGGAAGAAATGGTCGTTGAAACCGTCACGCTTGCAGAAGAAGTGGAAACGAATGCAGGGGTCCATGGGCAGATGACCTCATGGTTTGACGGGATCCAGTATGTATCCCACGAAGAGTTCAAGAAAGAAACTCATAAAGCGAAGGCTGTCATCCGCACGGGGGAAGTCACACCATATGCAAATTGCATCCTGCACGCGGGAGTCATTTTTTAA
- the rbsK gene encoding ribokinase, translating to MKKAKIAVIGSSSMDLVVISAKRPGAGETVLGDSFDTVPGGKGANQAVAAARLGADVYMIGCVGDDPYGQEILENFKSNGVHTDYVEPVTGAKSGTAHIILAEGDNSIVVVKGANDLVTPEYVEKTADFLKTCDLIMIQQEIPEETVEYVADLCNKIEVPLLLNPAPARKIPQKVIDGATYLTPNEHEADVLFNGMKPSEALKQYPNKVIITEGAAGVRYHNGTTEILVPSFKVEVVDTTGAGDTFNAAFGTAVAEGQSMEESLRFANRAASLSVTGFGAQGGMPTRDEVERKLAE from the coding sequence ATGAAAAAAGCGAAAATTGCCGTAATCGGCAGTTCATCCATGGATCTGGTAGTGATATCAGCGAAACGCCCCGGTGCAGGGGAAACTGTACTGGGCGACAGCTTTGATACGGTACCCGGCGGAAAAGGAGCCAACCAGGCCGTTGCAGCAGCAAGGCTTGGGGCTGACGTATACATGATCGGATGCGTAGGGGATGATCCGTACGGCCAAGAGATTTTAGAGAACTTTAAAAGTAACGGTGTTCATACCGACTATGTGGAACCGGTTACAGGTGCGAAATCCGGAACCGCCCATATCATCCTCGCTGAAGGGGACAACAGCATTGTCGTTGTAAAAGGGGCAAATGATCTTGTGACTCCTGAGTACGTAGAGAAAACAGCCGATTTTCTCAAAACATGCGATCTTATCATGATCCAGCAGGAAATCCCGGAAGAAACAGTTGAGTACGTGGCAGACCTGTGTAACAAGATTGAAGTACCTCTGCTACTAAACCCGGCTCCGGCAAGGAAGATCCCACAAAAAGTCATCGATGGTGCAACCTACCTGACACCAAATGAACATGAAGCAGATGTACTCTTCAACGGAATGAAGCCGTCAGAAGCGCTGAAACAATATCCTAACAAGGTCATCATCACAGAAGGAGCAGCAGGAGTTCGCTACCATAATGGAACAACGGAAATCCTGGTTCCTTCCTTCAAAGTCGAAGTCGTCGATACGACAGGGGCCGGCGATACCTTCAATGCCGCATTTGGAACAGCCGTTGCTGAAGGACAATCAATGGAAGAAAGCCTCCGATTCGCCAACCGCGCTGCATCCCTTTCCGTGACCGGATTCGGGGCACAGGGCGGAATGCCGACAAGAGACGAAGTGGAAAGGAAGCTGGCAGAATGA
- a CDS encoding LacI family DNA-binding transcriptional regulator, giving the protein MATIRDVASEAGVSVATVSRVLNDNGYVGVETRKKVMGAIEKLNYSPNEVARSLYKRESRLIGLLLPDITNPYFPQLARGVEDEVSEAGFRLLLGNSDENIQKELDYIQTFVQNNVVGMISATNHVEHDQLYSELNLPLVLLDRTTDNYPAVYADGRKGGRLAAKTLVEKGAKRITVMKGPAHVKPAQDRFRGAVEYLSGADVDFTVMSTTSFSFEDAKGWAEELFATYPDTDGVIASNDIVGIAILHEALRLGKKIPEDVQIIGYDDIPQSSLSYPALSTIRQPAYEMGRQAAALLIKLIKKEKDIDTTVQLPVELIQRNTTRKG; this is encoded by the coding sequence GTGGCAACAATCAGGGATGTGGCGAGTGAAGCGGGGGTGTCGGTGGCGACGGTCTCCCGGGTGCTCAATGATAACGGCTATGTAGGAGTAGAGACGAGGAAAAAAGTGATGGGGGCGATCGAGAAGCTGAATTACAGCCCGAATGAGGTCGCACGCTCCCTATATAAACGGGAGTCGAGACTGATCGGACTGCTGCTTCCGGATATTACGAACCCGTACTTCCCGCAGCTGGCGAGAGGGGTCGAGGATGAAGTGAGTGAGGCCGGGTTCCGGCTCCTCCTTGGAAACAGCGACGAGAACATCCAGAAGGAGCTGGATTATATCCAGACCTTCGTTCAGAACAATGTCGTTGGCATGATTTCCGCGACCAATCATGTGGAGCATGACCAGCTGTATAGCGAATTGAATCTCCCACTCGTCCTCCTTGACCGGACCACGGACAACTATCCGGCTGTTTATGCGGACGGCCGTAAAGGGGGACGCCTGGCGGCAAAGACCTTAGTTGAAAAAGGGGCGAAGCGGATCACCGTCATGAAGGGGCCGGCACACGTCAAGCCGGCACAGGACCGATTCCGTGGAGCGGTGGAGTACTTAAGCGGGGCAGACGTCGATTTCACGGTGATGTCCACGACGTCTTTCTCCTTTGAAGACGCAAAGGGCTGGGCAGAGGAACTATTCGCCACCTATCCTGATACGGATGGGGTCATCGCGAGCAATGATATCGTCGGGATCGCCATTCTCCATGAGGCATTGAGGCTTGGGAAGAAGATACCCGAAGACGTACAGATCATCGGCTACGATGACATCCCGCAGAGCAGTCTTTCCTATCCGGCGCTCTCCACGATCAGGCAGCCGGCATACGAAATGGGCAGGCAGGCCGCGGCACTTCTGATTAAACTGATAAAAAAAGAAAAAGACATCGATACAACTGTTCAGCTTCCGGTTGAACTCATACAACGAAACACAACACGAAAGGGATGA
- a CDS encoding glycerol-3-phosphate responsive antiterminator has protein sequence MTMDGCLKHLKGAGKTTFIHIDFIDELSNTKNAIKYIAEIWKPAGIITTKNNSIKYAN, from the coding sequence ATTACAATGGACGGGTGTCTGAAGCACCTGAAAGGAGCAGGCAAAACCACGTTTATACATATCGATTTCATCGATGAACTGTCGAATACAAAGAACGCAATTAAATACATCGCAGAAATCTGGAAGCCTGCAGGGATCATTACAACGAAGAACAACTCGATCAAATATGCGAATTGA
- a CDS encoding glycerol-3-phosphate responsive antiterminator codes for MAIQRLLLIDRNAIEKGMDIEQNCKPDAIKELTGLMPTVIDQLRI; via the coding sequence ATGGCGATTCAACGTCTCCTTCTGATTGACCGTAATGCTATTGAAAAAGGAATGGACATTGAACAGAACTGTAAGCCCGATGCGATTAAAGAGCTTACCGGTTTGATGCCGACTGTCATTGATCAACTACGAATATGA
- a CDS encoding M20 family metallopeptidase has product MSQPAAITDRKSNIVSAVDQLAVKLVSTSHQIHDNPEIGNEEFFASETLTTLLAANGFSIERGVAGHETSFVARKHSGKEGPVIGYLAEYDALPGLGHACGHNIIGTASCGAAIALSSVLDETGGEVVVFGTPAEEGGPNGSAKGSFVKAGLFEGVDACMMVHPFNRTTQTGKTLAVDPLDFEFKGRSAHAAASPEDGINALDGVIQLFNGINALRQHVTDDVRIHGIITHGGDAPNIVPDYAKARFYIRAATREACNEVTKKVKAIAEGSALATGTELNVIKIQNEVDHFQLNRRFDKVFQRSIESLGEYFDDTERKGLGSSDAGNVSRVVPTIHPYIKIGPESLVVHTNEFREAAKSTEGDRALVIGAKALALTGYELLTDKQLLEEIWEEFGTSQ; this is encoded by the coding sequence ATGAGTCAACCAGCAGCGATTACCGATCGTAAAAGCAACATCGTCTCGGCAGTGGACCAACTGGCTGTGAAACTCGTGTCGACCAGCCATCAGATCCACGACAATCCTGAAATCGGTAACGAAGAGTTCTTTGCTTCAGAGACCTTGACCACCCTCCTCGCAGCCAATGGGTTCTCCATTGAAAGGGGAGTGGCGGGTCATGAGACTTCCTTTGTGGCACGCAAACATTCAGGGAAAGAAGGGCCGGTCATCGGCTATCTGGCGGAATATGACGCATTGCCTGGACTCGGTCACGCCTGCGGTCACAATATCATCGGGACGGCAAGCTGCGGGGCGGCCATCGCCCTGTCGTCCGTACTCGATGAAACAGGAGGGGAAGTGGTGGTGTTCGGGACTCCTGCCGAGGAAGGCGGTCCGAATGGAAGTGCGAAGGGCAGTTTTGTTAAGGCGGGCTTGTTCGAAGGAGTGGATGCCTGCATGATGGTCCATCCGTTCAACCGAACAACGCAGACAGGGAAAACCCTTGCGGTGGACCCCCTTGATTTCGAATTCAAAGGAAGATCTGCCCATGCGGCAGCTTCCCCTGAAGACGGCATCAATGCCCTCGATGGTGTGATCCAGCTGTTCAACGGCATTAACGCCCTTCGCCAGCACGTGACCGATGATGTACGGATCCACGGCATCATCACCCACGGCGGGGACGCGCCCAACATCGTCCCTGACTATGCAAAAGCCCGCTTCTATATACGCGCTGCAACCAGGGAAGCGTGCAATGAAGTCACGAAGAAAGTGAAAGCGATCGCTGAGGGATCGGCACTTGCCACCGGGACGGAACTGAATGTCATCAAAATCCAAAATGAAGTCGATCACTTTCAGCTCAACCGCCGTTTCGATAAAGTATTCCAGCGCTCCATCGAGTCACTGGGGGAATACTTCGACGATACGGAACGAAAGGGACTCGGCTCCTCCGATGCCGGAAACGTAAGCAGGGTGGTCCCGACCATCCACCCCTACATCAAAATCGGCCCCGAATCCCTCGTCGTCCACACGAACGAATTCAGGGAAGCGGCTAAATCCACCGAGGGTGACCGTGCGCTTGTGATCGGGGCAAAGGCACTTGCGCTGACGGGGTATGAACTGTTGACGGATAAGCAGCTTTTAGAGGAAATATGGGAAGAGTTCGGAACAAGTCAATAA
- a CDS encoding MetQ/NlpA family ABC transporter substrate-binding protein → MKKSISLASIAILLITLVLSGCSGDSASGSGEKEVVKVGVNGSGVPIWEYMKEKAAKEGIEIEIVEFADYVRPNQALADGDIDLNAFQTISYFDSFVEEHNLDLVPIGTTIIAPMGIYSEKYKSVEDLPKGSKVAVPQEATNLGRALLLLEEAGLIELKEGFDQSQGLEAIKENPKNLEFTPVVAAQTPRVLPDVAASIINNGVAVEAGFVPVDDSIYIEGAESKPFINIIAAQEKEKDNKTYKKIVELYQEDDVAEHIKKTYKDSLIPTFVPVSELH, encoded by the coding sequence ATGAAAAAATCAATCAGCCTGGCAAGTATCGCTATTCTATTAATCACCCTTGTATTGAGCGGCTGCTCGGGAGACAGTGCATCCGGTTCAGGTGAAAAAGAAGTCGTTAAAGTCGGAGTGAATGGATCTGGGGTGCCGATTTGGGAGTATATGAAGGAGAAAGCAGCGAAGGAAGGGATTGAAATCGAGATTGTGGAGTTTGCCGATTACGTGAGACCGAACCAGGCCCTGGCCGATGGGGATATCGACCTGAACGCCTTCCAGACGATTTCGTATTTTGATTCTTTCGTTGAAGAACATAATCTGGACCTTGTTCCGATCGGCACGACGATCATCGCGCCGATGGGAATCTATTCGGAAAAATATAAATCGGTAGAAGACTTACCGAAAGGCAGTAAAGTAGCCGTTCCTCAAGAGGCGACGAACCTTGGCCGTGCCCTTCTCCTACTGGAGGAAGCAGGTTTGATCGAACTGAAAGAAGGTTTTGATCAGTCACAGGGTCTCGAAGCGATTAAAGAAAACCCGAAAAACCTTGAATTCACACCGGTCGTCGCTGCCCAGACACCGAGGGTACTCCCGGATGTTGCGGCATCGATCATCAATAATGGTGTGGCTGTTGAAGCAGGGTTCGTACCAGTTGATGACAGCATCTATATCGAAGGGGCGGAATCCAAGCCGTTCATCAATATCATCGCGGCACAGGAAAAAGAGAAAGACAATAAAACCTATAAAAAGATTGTGGAGCTCTATCAGGAAGATGACGTAGCGGAACATATCAAGAAAACATACAAAGATTCCCTGATCCCGACATTTGTGCCGGTCAGTGAATTGCATTAG
- a CDS encoding methionine ABC transporter permease, whose product MQVNWELFWPKIIEATWDTLAMVSFSLLFATLIGLPLGIIVVVTRKGHLLENKVVFSVLSSIINVFRSIPFIILMVAIIPFTRLVVGTSIGTAAAVVPLVVFAAPYIARLIESSLLEVEPGVIEAAESMGAGPWQIIFGILIPEALSTLVLNITIATIGLVGASAMAGAVGGGGLGDLAIAYGYQRFETSVMIVTVIILIVMVQGLQTAGNTLSKIIRRR is encoded by the coding sequence GTGCAAGTTAACTGGGAATTATTCTGGCCAAAAATTATAGAAGCGACATGGGATACCTTGGCGATGGTGTCATTCTCCCTTCTATTTGCAACGTTGATTGGGCTTCCCCTCGGCATCATCGTCGTGGTCACGCGGAAGGGGCACTTACTTGAAAATAAAGTCGTCTTTTCCGTATTGAGCAGCATCATCAACGTGTTCCGTTCGATCCCGTTCATCATCTTGATGGTGGCCATCATCCCCTTTACAAGATTGGTAGTGGGCACATCGATCGGAACGGCGGCAGCGGTGGTACCGCTTGTCGTATTTGCAGCACCGTATATTGCAAGACTGATAGAGAGCTCGCTCCTTGAAGTGGAACCGGGTGTCATTGAAGCGGCGGAGTCCATGGGGGCCGGGCCGTGGCAGATCATTTTTGGAATCCTTATTCCTGAAGCATTGAGTACACTGGTCCTGAATATCACGATCGCGACCATCGGCCTTGTAGGTGCATCGGCCATGGCCGGGGCAGTCGGAGGCGGGGGCCTCGGGGATCTGGCCATCGCTTACGGATATCAGCGATTTGAAACATCCGTCATGATCGTGACCGTCATCATTTTAATCGTGATGGTGCAGGGACTGCAGACAGCAGGGAATACATTATCAAAAATCATCAGAAGACGTTAG
- a CDS encoding methionine ABC transporter ATP-binding protein — translation MIRVQNVTKVFEAKDGPFTALKNVSFEVMRGEIYGVIGFSGAGKSTLVRCLNFLEKPSSGDIFIEGRSLKDQSAIDLRKERHRIGMIFQHFNLFQSRTVAGNIAYPLKLAKWPKEKISERVKELLAFVGLEDKAKHYPDQLSGGQKQRVGIARALATSPSILLCDEATSALDPQTTDSILNLLKKINAEYGITIVMITHEMGVIREICDKVAVMENGEIVEEGSVFDIFSNPQTPTTKNFVKSVMNDQLPASVLDKLNDSKEGRICRLIFKGDSTGTPILSETAKKFNAHINVLFGQITELQGKPFGNLIVQIIGSKKETEEILEYWKNRLFVSEVEKRAS, via the coding sequence ATGATCAGAGTTCAGAATGTTACGAAAGTATTCGAGGCGAAGGATGGACCATTCACCGCTTTGAAGAATGTTTCCTTCGAAGTGATGAGGGGAGAGATTTATGGTGTGATTGGATTCAGCGGAGCGGGAAAAAGCACGCTTGTACGCTGTCTCAATTTTTTAGAGAAACCCTCATCGGGTGATATTTTCATAGAGGGGCGCAGCCTGAAAGATCAGTCGGCAATCGATCTGAGGAAAGAGCGGCACCGCATCGGGATGATTTTTCAGCACTTCAATCTGTTTCAATCCCGGACGGTGGCAGGGAATATCGCCTATCCTCTGAAACTTGCAAAATGGCCAAAAGAAAAGATCAGCGAGAGAGTAAAGGAATTGCTTGCGTTTGTCGGACTTGAAGATAAAGCGAAGCATTATCCGGATCAACTTTCAGGAGGGCAGAAGCAAAGAGTGGGGATAGCAAGAGCCCTGGCGACATCGCCTTCGATTCTGCTCTGCGATGAAGCAACATCCGCACTTGATCCTCAGACGACGGATTCGATTCTGAACTTATTAAAGAAAATCAACGCGGAGTATGGCATTACGATTGTGATGATCACCCACGAAATGGGGGTCATCCGGGAAATCTGTGATAAGGTCGCTGTCATGGAAAATGGAGAAATCGTGGAAGAGGGAAGCGTCTTCGATATCTTCTCCAACCCGCAGACCCCGACGACGAAAAACTTTGTGAAGAGTGTCATGAATGATCAGCTGCCGGCATCGGTTCTCGACAAATTGAATGACAGCAAAGAAGGGCGCATCTGCCGCCTCATTTTCAAGGGGGATTCGACGGGCACGCCGATCCTTTCCGAAACGGCAAAGAAATTCAATGCCCACATCAATGTGCTATTCGGCCAGATCACGGAACTCCAGGGTAAGCCGTTCGGGAATCTCATCGTACAGATCATTGGCAGCAAGAAAGAAACGGAAGAGATCCTGGAGTATTGGAAGAACAGATTATTTGTAAGCGAGGTGGAGAAGCGTGCAAGTTAA
- a CDS encoding glycerol-3-phosphate responsive antiterminator, whose product MKPKIIDIVQSQVIASIKEEKDLEKAIQSNANIVFILTGNLITMDGYLKKLKEAGKTTFIHIDFIDGLSNTKSAIKYIAEIWKPAGIITTRSNLIKYAKEEGLMTIQRLFLIDRNALVKGIDIAQNCKPDAIEVLPGLMPSIIDKLTTMTTLPIIAGGLISNKEDILNGLRAGALAISSGDPKLWNLDF is encoded by the coding sequence ATGAAACCAAAAATTATCGACATCGTCCAATCCCAAGTCATCGCTTCCATAAAGGAAGAAAAAGACTTGGAAAAAGCCATACAGTCAAACGCCAACATCGTGTTCATCCTAACCGGCAATTTGATTACGATGGATGGTTATCTGAAAAAGCTGAAGGAAGCCGGTAAAACCACGTTTATACATATTGATTTCATCGATGGGCTGTCCAATACGAAGAGTGCCATTAAGTACATAGCAGAAATCTGGAAGCCGGCTGGCATCATTACAACGAGGAGCAACCTGATCAAATATGCAAAGGAAGAAGGCTTGATGACGATTCAGCGCCTTTTCCTTATCGACCGAAATGCCCTTGTCAAAGGAATCGATATCGCACAGAACTGCAAGCCGGATGCGATTGAAGTCCTTCCTGGTCTCATGCCGTCCATCATTGATAAACTGACGACCATGACTACGCTGCCAATCATCGCTGGTGGCTTGATCAGTAATAAGGAAGATATTTTGAACGGACTAAGAGCCGGTGCCCTCGCCATTTCTTCCGGTGATCCGAAGCTCTGGAATCTGGATTTTTAA
- a CDS encoding MgtC/SapB family protein, producing MAHYMNEATEFFWQHDIYFRILVSAVLGFIIGWDRTSKNKPAGLKTYTYVSVACTLITIVSIEGAEMLSQPDSGKVMDPFRLAAQIVSGLGFLGAGVILKDGLRVKGLTSAAMIFYVGGIGIGIGAGFYSIVIFATFVTFIITKIGNFFEEREITSVPLPWARKKIKTEEEEEEKVGT from the coding sequence ATGGCGCATTACATGAATGAGGCAACGGAATTTTTCTGGCAGCATGATATCTATTTCCGGATTTTGGTCAGTGCTGTATTAGGGTTCATCATCGGGTGGGACAGGACATCGAAAAATAAGCCCGCTGGTTTAAAAACATATACGTATGTATCGGTGGCATGCACATTGATCACGATCGTCTCCATCGAAGGGGCGGAGATGCTCAGTCAACCGGATAGCGGAAAAGTGATGGACCCGTTTCGTCTGGCAGCCCAGATTGTTTCGGGGCTTGGATTCCTAGGGGCAGGTGTGATCCTGAAAGATGGATTGCGGGTAAAAGGCCTGACTTCAGCAGCGATGATTTTTTACGTTGGGGGAATCGGAATTGGTATCGGTGCCGGGTTTTATTCCATTGTCATCTTTGCGACATTCGTAACCTTCATCATTACGAAGATAGGAAACTTCTTTGAAGAGAGGGAGATCACGTCAGTGCCTCTACCGTGGGCCCGGAAAAAAATTAAGACAGAAGAGGAAGAAGAAGAAAAGGTTGGAACGTAA